The genomic interval TTCCGGAATGCGTTTTCTCGTGAACCCGAAAGTATTGATGCTGTTCGAGCAAGAAGACCGCTGAGACTGCCTGTAGTACTATCGAGAAAAGAAGTGAAGCAGGTATTTCAAGAGACTGAAGGTATAACTAATCTGATTCTTCAATTGATCTATTCAAGTGGTTTGAGATTATCGGAAGGTCTTCAACTTCGTATTCATGACGTGGATTTAGATCAGAAGTCGATTACCGTCAGGAGCGGCAAAGGCAACAAAGACAGGATTACTGTCTTGAGTTCCAGAATAATACCTGATTTGAGGAAACAGCTTGCTGAAGCAAGAAGTATTTTCGAAAACTCAAACATCCCTGTATCTCTTCCAGAGGCTCTTGCAAGAAAATATCCGAATGCCGGTCGTGAATGGGGATGGCAGTACTTGTTCCCTGCAGCAAATGCTTCTATTGATCCAGCAACTGGTGAAGTTAGAAGACATCATTTACACCCTTCAGGGATTCAGAGAGCTATGCGAAAAGCTGTCAGGAGTTCAGGTATAGTCAAGCGTGCTAGCATTCATACGTTGCGGCATTCATTTGCAACTCATTTACTTATGTCTGGTGTGGACCTTTGTGCTATACAGGAATTACTGGGACATAAAAATCTTGAAACAACAAGGATATATCTGCACGTAATGAAGGGATTCCAGAATGGTGTAACCAGCCCGCTTGACCTATTGGAGGATTAAGACAGCTAGGAAACATGCAATGAAATTATTCGCCGATTGTGTTTTCAAGTAAGATTTCAGTAAGATCTTCCAGACCGGCAGTATGCCAGCCCGGGGGGGAGGCTGTTACCGGCAACTCCAGGCTGGCTGACTGATTGTTGGGCATATTGATTGTCACGAAGACTTCAGCGGTTCCGTCAGCTGCATGGATGCTGTCTATTGTGATCGTGCTGTTGTTGATTATCTGATGTTGTCCGGGGGATGAAATGATCATTTCAAGGACAGCAGTGTTGTTCCAGAATTCGATTTCATTCGGCGCGGCTTCAAGTCGGAAGGAGGCAAAGAGTTCTCCCAGTTCTTCGTTGGATAGTGTTTTCATTAAGTCAAGGTATTCGGAGCAGAGCCGAAGGATGTTCGCAGAACAGGCTGGGGTGAGAGTACAGAGGAAACTGTCGGGGGAACCATCCTGAAGTGAATTCCAGGTATCCTGTATGGCTTCTTCAGGCGAATGAGCGCTTAGAAGCGAAAGTATCAGAATGATTCCCCGCAACATGGTTTACTGAATTATCTCGTAAGTTGCGGACACTTCTACGGAGATTGAGAAGGCTCCCGGTGTAACAGAAGGAGATTCCACGTAACCTCCAAGGCCGCCTCCGTAGTTGTCGTATGCGATTTGGGAGGTGGGGTAGTAGTTGGTCCATTCGCTGATGCTTGTGATTTCGCCCAGGGTTACTCCGAAATTATCTGCAAGTTGCTCGGCCTTGTCCCTTGCATG from Candidatus Aegiribacteria sp. carries:
- a CDS encoding integron integrase, which codes for MKYDLTEYNEHLASLNLVRENHIPYMSGWVKHFLFLGRPSDSEYADILTKEGRKDWQIRQALDAVKIFREVYPENTTESLEKAGTPLKVMKESLRIRHYARSTEKAYLNWSTRYFNYCMEMSIDIKSDSSFRNYLSHLALRRKVAASTQNQAFNALLFLFRNAFSREPESIDAVRARRPLRLPVVLSRKEVKQVFQETEGITNLILQLIYSSGLRLSEGLQLRIHDVDLDQKSITVRSGKGNKDRITVLSSRIIPDLRKQLAEARSIFENSNIPVSLPEALARKYPNAGREWGWQYLFPAANASIDPATGEVRRHHLHPSGIQRAMRKAVRSSGIVKRASIHTLRHSFATHLLMSGVDLCAIQELLGHKNLETTRIYLHVMKGFQNGVTSPLDLLED